In one Musa acuminata AAA Group cultivar baxijiao chromosome BXJ2-5, Cavendish_Baxijiao_AAA, whole genome shotgun sequence genomic region, the following are encoded:
- the LOC103984789 gene encoding probable protein phosphatase 2C 55, whose amino-acid sequence MKEENPEHQNGDPSSSSSTARSPEFLIETKDQSSSTSREKCGSQDTVAMKEDNAEYPSNGPSSSSTAQDLTLLTETEEPTSTCKEQCSSQDSIATKEDSPEYHNDDSASLSTAQDPELPTETQEQRCRTHEAVEKRRPLKMKAGSYYIPHMRKLKGEDAHFICEHEQVVGVADGVGGWAKLGIDAGEYARELMSRAEQAVRASPEGCVDPFQVLATAHALTNALGASTACIMALKGQYIHTVNIGDSGFLVIRDDAVLYHSPAQQRGFNTPYQLQNSGGETLNDAEVKSMGVEPGDIIVVATDGVFDNLFDSEVVRLIKSGLVLNLSADRIASLVADEAQRNSLRRTKETPFSIACRKAGKRRKGGKKDDITVVVMCIIEADD is encoded by the exons ATGAAGGAAGAGAACCCTGAACACCAAAACGGTgatccttcatcttcttcttccactgCTCGCAGTCCGGAGTTTCTCATCGAAACAAAGGACCAGTCGTCGTCCACCTCTAGAGAGAAATGCGG AAGTCAAGATACGGTCGCCATGAAGGAAGACAACGCAGAATACCCAAGCAATGGCCCTTCGTCTTCTTCCACTGCTCAAGATCTAACTCTGCTCACAGAAACTGAGGAGCCGACATCTACCTGTAAAGAGCAGTGCAG CAGTCAAGATTCGATCGCCACGAAGGAAGACAGCCCAGAGTACCATAACGATGACAGTGCATCCTTGTCTACTGCTCAAGATCCGGAGTTGCCCACCGAAACACAGGAACAGAGGTGCAG AACTCACGAAGCAGTTGAGAAGAGGAGGCCACTGAAGATGAAGGCAGGATCATATTACATACCACATATgagaaaattgaaaggagaagacgCTCACTTCATATGTGAGCATGAGCAAGTCGTCGGTGTAGCAGATGGCGTCGGTGGATGGGCCAAGTTAGGCATCGATGCCGGAGAATATGCTCGAGAGCTCATGTCTCGTGCGGAGCAAGCGGTTCGTGCATCACCTGAAGGTTGCGTTGATCCTTTCCAGGTCCTGGCAACAGCTCATGCCCTGACAAATGCATTGGGAGCCTCCACAGCTTGCATCATGGCACTCAAAGGCCAG TACATTCATACAGTGAATATTGGCGATAGCGGCTTTTTGGTGATTAGAGATGATGCCGTATTGTACCATTCTCCCGCACAACAAAGAGGTTTTAACACGCCATATCAACTCCAAAACTCTGGCGGCGAAACGCTAAATGATGCAGAG GTAAAGTCGATGGGAGTTGAACCAGGAGACATCATTGTTGTAGCCACAGATGGGGTATTCGACAACCTGTTCGACAGCGAGGTGGTTCGACTGATAAAATCCGGATTGGTGCTCAATCTAAGTGCAGATCGTATAGCTAGTCTTGTTGCTGATGAAGCCCAACGCAACTCACTCAGAAGAACGAAAGAAACACCCTTCTCTATAGCATGTAGAAAGGCAGGAAAGCGCCGAAAAGGAGGCAAGAAAGACGATATCACGGTGGTGGTTATgtgcattattgaggctgacgattAA